A single Eremothecium sinecaudum strain ATCC 58844 chromosome VIII, complete sequence DNA region contains:
- the PET123 gene encoding mitochondrial 37S ribosomal protein mS26 PET123 (Syntenic homolog of Ashbya gossypii AAR117C; Syntenic homolog of Saccharomyces cerevisiae YOR158W (PET123)): MGKGAAKFGNISGLLPARRAILKNPTTKQISKVKEANTPLPKGFKGLGYAENVAHPSGSSREPPKPKFIDVEQMIKQTVPLPKTVKTPKTPQQEMKMRQAELRRVYLAQALRGEERRLLKQEELLAMKQKLMKEKQQEKLDELAKSRSSDLTVPTLENLINQPIMRTRTPEEEEILALKRKHNTELFQFKIKQKRMADLVALYNVADEFIVSEKKLVQHIEKVFDNFNIESIRSKATSGVFNPLDKQQAEIIDAVTGTTTGRLDGQYPPTNVNQT, encoded by the coding sequence ATGGGTAAAGGAGCAGCCAAATTTGGCAACATAAGCGGTCTACTGCCCGCTAGACGAGCAATTTTAAAAAATCCTACAACAAAGCAGATTTCAAAAGTAAAGGAAGCAAATACTCCACTACCTAAAGGTTTCAAAGGTCTTGGGTATGCTGAAAACGTTGCTCATCCTTCAGGATCCAGCAGAGAGCCCCCTAAGCCTAAATTCATCGATGTCGAACAAATGATCAAGCAAACTGTACCTTTGCCCAAGACCGTAAAGACTCCAAAAACGCCTCAGCAGGAAATGAAAATGCGCCAGGCAGAACTTCGTAGGGTGTATCTTGCACAGGCTTTGCGTGGAGAGGAGCGCAGGCTTTTGAAACAGGAAGAATTACTCGCAATGAAGCAGAAGTTGATGAAGGAAAAGCAGCAAGAAAAGCTAGATGAGTTAGCAAAATCTCGGTCAAGTGACCTCACCGTTCCCACTCTTGAAAACCTCATCAACCAGCCTATTATGAGAACCCGTACTcctgaagaagaggaaaTCCTCGCCCTCAAGAGAAAACACAACACAGAACTATTCCAATTCAAGATCAAGCAAAAAAGAATGGCTGACTTAGTCGCATTGTACAATGTTGCCGATGAATTTATTGTCAGCGAAAAGAAACTCGTCCAGCATATTGAAAAGGTGTTTGATAATTTCAACATCGAAAGCATCAGATCGAAAGCAACCAGTGGCGTCTTTAATCCTCTCGACAAGCAACAAGCAGAAATCATTGACGCGGTAACCGGTACTACGACAGGCCGTCTCGACGGTCAATATCCTCCAACTAATGTAAACCAAACATAA
- the SME1 gene encoding mRNA splicing protein SME1 (Syntenic homolog of Ashbya gossypii AAR116W; Syntenic homolog of Saccharomyces cerevisiae YOR159C (SME1)), with protein sequence MSTKQQKTMMPPINCIYNYLQQQTTVTFWLYQQTQMRIKGKINGFDEFMNVVIDDALQIPVDEKSGNELPEKAVKLGRILLKGDNITLITASD encoded by the coding sequence ATGCCTCCCATCAATTGCATTTACAACTATTTGCAACAACAGACTACTGTTACTTTCTGGTTATATCAGCAGACACAGATGAGGATAAAAGGTAAAATTAATGGGTTTGATGAGTTTATGAATGTTGTAATAGATGATGCATTACAAATCCCAGTTGATGAGAAGAGTGGGAACGAACTTCCTGAGAAGGCTGTGAAGTTAGGTAGAATTTTGCTTAAAGGCGATAACATCACGCTAATAACCGCGTCAGACTAG